In one Microbacterium invictum genomic region, the following are encoded:
- a CDS encoding SDR family NAD(P)-dependent oxidoreductase has protein sequence MRLEGKVAVITGGASGIGRATVDKFVREGAKVLIADISLEAAERAVAEVDAAGHAGMTAACRVDVSDFAEVEQMVATAVSTFGKLDVIFNNAGIAGGTPLLDHDPAKDYVPMIRVDQDGVYYGILAAARQFRDQGTPGVIINTSSIYGEQAAELAFSYSAAKAAVISFTRSAAYELAEHGIRVVAITPGRVGTAIINQFSDELKTVFASEQLRNTMTQPSEIADVVAFLASDEANVINGTVVHVDDGYSVFKQRLDLPVF, from the coding sequence ATGCGCCTGGAAGGCAAGGTCGCCGTCATCACCGGCGGCGCGAGCGGTATCGGCCGCGCCACCGTCGACAAGTTCGTCCGCGAGGGCGCGAAGGTGCTCATCGCCGACATCTCCCTCGAGGCGGCCGAGCGCGCCGTCGCCGAGGTGGACGCCGCCGGCCATGCCGGCATGACCGCGGCGTGCCGGGTCGACGTGTCGGATTTCGCCGAGGTGGAGCAGATGGTCGCGACCGCCGTGTCGACCTTCGGCAAGCTCGACGTCATCTTCAACAACGCCGGCATCGCCGGCGGCACGCCGCTCCTGGATCACGACCCGGCGAAGGACTACGTGCCGATGATCCGCGTGGATCAGGATGGCGTGTACTACGGCATCCTCGCCGCGGCGAGACAGTTCCGCGACCAGGGGACTCCCGGGGTGATCATCAACACCTCCTCGATCTACGGCGAGCAGGCAGCGGAACTCGCCTTCAGCTACAGCGCCGCCAAGGCGGCGGTCATCTCCTTCACCCGCTCTGCCGCGTACGAGCTGGCCGAGCACGGCATCCGGGTGGTGGCGATCACGCCAGGGCGGGTCGGGACGGCGATCATCAATCAGTTCAGCGACGAGCTGAAGACGGTGTTCGCCTCGGAGCAGCTGCGCAACACCATGACCCAGCCGTCCGAGATCGCCGACGTGGTGGCCTTCCTCGCCTCGGACGAGGCGAACGTCATCAACGGCACGGTGGTGCACGTCGACGACGGCTACTCGGTGTTCAAGCAGCGGCTGGACCTCCCGGTGTTCTGA
- a CDS encoding sugar phosphate isomerase/epimerase family protein, producing MTGSTEIPMSLDVACHLNVLVADASPESLDRALPALADLGIHRIVLPPLDPAATDARGLRDSLERWHVSPITIAGQAPGADVSSDDPDERAAGVAALRQSLRLTAELGGDQMNGVPYGIFGSPGAPVPRRRLEEAARLVGAVADEAADLGIAMTFEVLNRYETSAVNTAAQAMRFAEESGSENLRIHLDTFHMAVEESDLAGAIRLALPRLAYLELGQSGRGALSGGAVDIPRLVTQALDDGYRGRFGVEAFSRTILAEPVADMLAIWRTPYDDGIELVRDALRVIRSGWAASTAGRREIRLARGAMV from the coding sequence ATGACCGGCTCCACCGAAATCCCGATGAGCCTCGATGTGGCGTGCCACCTCAATGTGCTCGTCGCCGACGCCTCGCCCGAGAGCCTGGATCGGGCGCTCCCCGCGCTCGCCGATCTCGGCATCCACCGGATCGTCCTCCCGCCACTCGATCCGGCCGCCACGGATGCTCGCGGGCTGCGGGACAGCCTCGAGCGCTGGCACGTCTCACCCATCACCATCGCCGGGCAGGCCCCCGGTGCCGATGTCTCCTCCGATGATCCGGACGAGCGGGCGGCGGGCGTCGCCGCGCTGCGGCAGTCGCTGCGCCTGACCGCCGAGCTCGGCGGCGATCAGATGAACGGCGTGCCGTACGGGATCTTCGGCTCGCCCGGAGCCCCCGTGCCCCGGCGCCGCCTCGAGGAGGCCGCGCGCCTCGTCGGCGCGGTCGCCGACGAGGCGGCGGATCTCGGCATCGCGATGACCTTCGAGGTGCTGAACCGCTACGAGACCTCGGCGGTGAACACCGCTGCGCAGGCGATGCGGTTCGCCGAGGAGAGCGGGTCGGAGAACCTCCGCATCCACCTCGACACCTTCCATATGGCCGTCGAGGAGTCGGACCTCGCGGGAGCGATCCGTCTCGCACTGCCGCGCTTGGCCTATCTGGAGCTGGGTCAGTCGGGGCGCGGCGCGCTCTCGGGCGGGGCGGTCGACATCCCGCGGCTCGTCACGCAGGCCCTCGACGACGGATATCGGGGGAGGTTCGGCGTCGAGGCCTTCTCGCGGACGATCCTGGCCGAACCCGTCGCCGACATGCTGGCGATCTGGCGCACGCCCTACGACGACGGGATCGAGCTCGTGCGCGACGCGCTGCGCGTCATCCGTTCCGGGTGGGCCGCCAGCACAGCCGGGCGCCGGGAGATCCGGCTCGCCCGCGGGGCGATGGTCTGA